In the genome of Triticum urartu cultivar G1812 chromosome 5, Tu2.1, whole genome shotgun sequence, one region contains:
- the LOC125506970 gene encoding calcium-dependent protein kinase 29-like, whose protein sequence is MGNCCVARPSFKRRGGGSPRQRGGRLGGANLRCLSTVSSVTDTPRATAQPPVTVLGKGLAAADNTEELLRRYQLGEELGRGEFGVTRRCMDAARGEKLACKSISKRKLRSSVDIEDVRREVAIMRSLPSHVNVVRLREAFEDGDSVHLVMEVCEGGELFDRIVVRGHYTERAAAAVMRTIMEVVQHCHQNGVMHRDLKPENFLYANASESSPLKVIDFGLSVCFKPGERFSEIVGSPYYMAPEVLKRNYGQEIDIWSAGVILYILLCGVPPFWAETDEGIAQAIIRSRVDFEREPWPKVSDNAKDLVSRMLENNPYARLTAQQVLEHPWIQNSTAAPNIPLGEAVRSRLKQFTVMNKFKKKALLVVAEYLPAEELEAITELFHMLDTNKDGHLTIEELRKGLQMIGNNVHDTDVDMLMEAADLDGNGTLDCKEFVTVSIHLKKIRSEEHLPKVFNYFDKNMSGFIEMEELKEALSPRGDQKAIEDIIFDVDIDKDGKISYEEFELMMKAGVDWRNASRQYSRAIFNTLSRKMFKDVSLKLDPSSLLGGAGKEQ, encoded by the exons ATGGGCAACTGCTGTGTTGCCCGGCCATCTTTCAAGCGGCGTGGCGGTGGCTCTCCCAGGCAACGCGGCGGACGCCTAGGAGGCGCCAACCTCCGGTGCCTCTCCACGGTGTCCTCAGTCACTGACACGCCGCGTGCCACGGCCCAGCCGCCTGTAACCGTGCTTGGCAAGGGCCTGGCCGCGGCCGACAACACCGAGGAGCTCCTCCGGCGGTACCAGCTTGGCGAGGAGCTGGGGCGCGGCGAGTTTGGGGTGACGCGACGGTGCATGGACGCGGCAAGGGGAGAGAAGCTCGCGTGCAAGTCGATCAGCAAGCGGAAGCTCCGGAGCAGCGTCGACATCGAGGACGTGCGGCGCGAGGTAGCCATCATGCGGTCGCTGCCCTCGCATGTAAACGTCGTGCGGCTCCGTGAGGCGTTCGAGGACGGCGACTCCGTGCACCTGGTCATGGAGGTGTGCGAGGGGGGCGAGCTCTTCGACCGCATCGTCGTGCGCGGTCACTACACCGAGCGTGCTGCCGCCGCTGTCATGCGCACTATCATGGAGGTCGTGCAG CATTGCCACCAGAACGGTGTTATGCACCGGGACCTTAAGCCTGAGAATTTCTTGTACGCCAATGCATCTGAGAGCTCCCCTCTCAAGGTTATCGACTTCGGACTCTCCGTGTGCTTCAAGCCAG GTGAAAGATTCAGTGAGATCGTCGGATCTCCCTATTACATGGCGCCTGAAGTCCTGAAGAGAAACTATGGACAGGAAATCGACATCTGGAGTGCAGGCGTCATATTGTATATCTTGCTATGTGGTGTCCCTCCATTCTGGGCCG AAACGGACGAAGGGATTGCGCAGGCCATCATCCGATCACGCGTCGACTTCGAGCGCGAGCCTTGGCCGAAGGTGTCAGACAACGCCAAGGATCTTGTTAGCAGGATGCTTGAAAACAACCCTTATGCCAGATTGACGGCTCAACAAGTTTTAG AGCATCCATGGATACAGAATTCCACCGCTGCTCCAAACATTCCTCTTGGTGAAGCAGTAAGGTCAAGGCTAAAGCAATTCACTGTCATGAACAAGTTCAAGAAGAAGGCCTTGCTT GTGGTGGCGGAATACTTGCCTGCTGAAGAGCTGGAGGCAATCACGGAACTGTTCCACATGCTGGACACTAACAAGGATGGGCACCTGACAATTGAGGAGCTCAGGAAAGGTCTACAAATGATAGGGAACAATGTCCATGATACAGATGTGGATATGCTCATGGAAGCT GCAGACTTAGATGGAAATGGCACCTTGGACTGCAAGGAGTTTGTCACGGTCTCCATTCACCTGAAGAAAATCCGCAGCGAGGAACACCTCCCCAAGGTGTTCAACTACTTCGACAAGAACATGAGCGGGTTCATCGAGATGGAAGAGCTCAAGGAAGCGCTATCCCCAAGAGGCGACCAGAAGGCCATCGAGGACATCATCTTCGACGTTGACATTGACAAG GATGGCAAGATAAGCTATGAGGAGTTTGAGTTAATGATGAAAGCTGGAGTGGACTGGAGGAATGCATCACGACAGTACTCAAGAGCAATTTTCAATACCCTCAGCCGCAAGATGTTCAAGGACGTGTCTCTAAAGCTTGATCCCAGCAGCCTGCTAGGTGGTGCTGGGAAAGAACAATAG